A single region of the Anoplolepis gracilipes chromosome 1, ASM4749672v1, whole genome shotgun sequence genome encodes:
- the LOC140666817 gene encoding uncharacterized protein isoform X2, which produces MEKNSKKRKYASSEEDEKKITSENNVLAQENMEKGHWWIKHCTIKNDEAHCRYCNDTRDRVSIDATDFETHLTTEHSKFNIKGKSQDKIMQYFKCKDDEIKCMTCKFPIKVKLKSSFPNHLEKIHKSEIENKQDDGQNQEINSDVEPNIKNIISNFTKYVFQKVEASKKQIIEEKIKEAQEKMKKSPWWINHCTIKDDMTKCNYCNKGEYKVLFHLHRYITHLKQHSIIHIQENKSIMLQYFKLQNDILVKCVTCNEFVSIRFNTNFSKHLNNIHKITSKQDEINQDINSEAETHRINLISNLIKSMFRNLKIDEKIKRAEKKVIKSHWWIKHYTIENDMVTCKYCKDKGKKKRVFFNVGNCRKHFELKHSAIYRQENVSNSILQYFKLQDDILLKCLKCHKHIQIQIDQDFSRHLKQTHKSEIESKQGEINQGISSEAEADRISLISSYKNLIKCMFQKKKTETKKHKINRKTKFIRKIWWMKHCTIKSDKKKVRAQCKQKNCKKEFKIYFNMSNCYTHLREHLKINNEKIALNIIIWKYYELVDDVKLKCTECNLYSFVQLSCQFQHHLIKKHQITKTGQDYDDDAEIESSIFKLIKNIYDNMKSNTTESEEDEQDDEPIQAKIMFDNKFQNRY; this is translated from the exons atggaaaaaaatagcaaGAAGAGAAAGTATGCCTCATCAGAAGAAGACGAGAAAAAGATTACATCAGAAAACAACGTTTTGG CGCaagaaaatatggaaaaaggACATTGGTGGATAAAACATTGCACAATAAAAAACGATGAAGCACATTGCAGATATTGTAATGACACACGTGATAGAGTTTCAATTGATGCAACGGATTTCGAAACACACCTAACAACAGAACattcgaaatttaatataaaaggaaaatcacaagataaaattatgcaatattttaaatgcaaagacgatgaaataaaatgtatgacaTGCAAATTTCCTatcaaagttaaattaaaaagtagttTTCCAAATCACTTAGAAAAGATTCATAAAAGTGAAATTGAAAACAAACAAG ATGATGGACaaaatcaagaaataaatagcGACGTGGaaccaaatataaaaaatattatatcaaattttacaaagtacGTATTCCAAAAAGTAGAGGCTagtaaaaagcaaataatagaagaaaaaattaaagaag cgcaagaaaaaatgaaaaaaagccCTTGGTGGATAAATCATTGCACAATAAAAGACGATAtgacaaaatgtaattattgtaataaaggagaatataaagttttatttcatttgcaTCGTTACATTACACATTTAAAGCAACATTCGATAATTCacatacaagaaaataaaagtattatgttgcaatattttaaacttcaaAACGATATACTAGTAAAATGTGTGACATGTAATGAATTTGTTTCGATACGTTTCAACACAAACTTCTCAAAGCActtgaataatatacataaaattacaagCAAACaag ATGAAATAAACCAAGATATTAATAGTGAAGCGGAAACACATAgaataaatcttatatcaaatcttataaaaagtatgtttCGAAACCTGAAGatagatgaaaaaattaaacgag cggaaaaaaaagtaataaaaagtcATTGGTGGATAAAACATTACACAATAGAAAACGATATGGTaacatgtaaatattgtaaagataaaggaaagaaaaaacgaGTTTTCTTTAACGTTGGAAATTGCCGTAAACATTTTGAACTCAAACATTCGGCAATTTACAGACAAGAAAATGTATCAAATAGTatcttgcaatattttaaacttcaaGACGATATACTActaaaatgtttgaaatgtCATAAACATATTCAAATACAAATCGACCAAGATTTTTCAAGGCACTTAAAACAAACACATAAAAGTGAAATTGAAAGCAAACAAg GTGAAATAAACCAAGGGATTAGTAGTGAAGCGGAAGCAGATAGAATAAGTCTTATATcatcttataaaaatcttataaaatgtatgttcCAAAAGAAGAAGACAGAAACCAAGAAACATAAGATAAAtcgtaaaa caaAATTTATACGCAAAATCTGGTGGATGAAACACTGCACAATAaaaagcgataaaaaaaaagtgcgaGCACAATGTAAACAaaagaattgtaaaaaagaatttaaaatttatttcaatatgtcGAATTGTTATACACATTTGAgagaacatttaaaaattaacaatgaaaaaattgcattaaatatcattatatggAAATATTATGAACTTGTAGACGATGTAAAACTAAAATGCACGGAATGTAATTTGTATAGTTTTGTTCAATTATCATGTCAATTTCAACatcacttaataaaaaaacatcaaaTTACAAAAACCGGACaag ATTATGATGATGACGCGGAAATAGAAAGTAgtatatttaaacttataaagaacatatatgataatatgaaaAGTAACACAACAGAAAGTGAAGAAGATGAACAAG aTGATGAACCAATTCAAGCTAAAATAATGttcgataataaatttcaaaacagATATTGA
- the LOC140666817 gene encoding uncharacterized protein isoform X3 → MEKNSKKRKYASSEEDEKKITSENNVLAQENMEKGHWWIKHCTIKNDEAHCRYCNDTRDRVSIDATDFETHLTTEHSKFNIKGKSQDKIMQYFKCKDDEIKCMTCKFPIKVKLKSSFPNHLEKIHKSEIENKQDDGQNQEINSDVEPNIKNIISNFTKYVFQKVEASKKQIIEEKIKEAQEKMKKSPWWINHCTIKDDMTKCNYCNKGEYKVLFHLHRYITHLKQHSIIHIQENKSIMLQYFKLQNDILVKCVTCNEFVSIRFNTNFSKHLNNIHKITSKQDEINQDINSEAETHRINLISNLIKSMFRNLKIDEKIKRAEKKVIKSHWWIKHYTIENDMVTCKYCKDKGKKKRVFFNVGNCRKHFELKHSAIYRQENVSNSILQYFKLQDDILLKCLKCHKHIQIQIDQDFSRHLKQTHKSEIESKQGEINQGISSEAEADRISLISSYKNLIKSKFIRKIWWMKHCTIKSDKKKVRAQCKQKNCKKEFKIYFNMSNCYTHLREHLKINNEKIALNIIIWKYYELVDDVKLKCTECNLYSFVQLSCQFQHHLIKKHQITKTGQDYDDDAEIESSIFKLIKNIYDNMKSNTTESEEDEQDDEPIQAKIMFDNKFQNRY, encoded by the exons atggaaaaaaatagcaaGAAGAGAAAGTATGCCTCATCAGAAGAAGACGAGAAAAAGATTACATCAGAAAACAACGTTTTGG CGCaagaaaatatggaaaaaggACATTGGTGGATAAAACATTGCACAATAAAAAACGATGAAGCACATTGCAGATATTGTAATGACACACGTGATAGAGTTTCAATTGATGCAACGGATTTCGAAACACACCTAACAACAGAACattcgaaatttaatataaaaggaaaatcacaagataaaattatgcaatattttaaatgcaaagacgatgaaataaaatgtatgacaTGCAAATTTCCTatcaaagttaaattaaaaagtagttTTCCAAATCACTTAGAAAAGATTCATAAAAGTGAAATTGAAAACAAACAAG ATGATGGACaaaatcaagaaataaatagcGACGTGGaaccaaatataaaaaatattatatcaaattttacaaagtacGTATTCCAAAAAGTAGAGGCTagtaaaaagcaaataatagaagaaaaaattaaagaag cgcaagaaaaaatgaaaaaaagccCTTGGTGGATAAATCATTGCACAATAAAAGACGATAtgacaaaatgtaattattgtaataaaggagaatataaagttttatttcatttgcaTCGTTACATTACACATTTAAAGCAACATTCGATAATTCacatacaagaaaataaaagtattatgttgcaatattttaaacttcaaAACGATATACTAGTAAAATGTGTGACATGTAATGAATTTGTTTCGATACGTTTCAACACAAACTTCTCAAAGCActtgaataatatacataaaattacaagCAAACaag ATGAAATAAACCAAGATATTAATAGTGAAGCGGAAACACATAgaataaatcttatatcaaatcttataaaaagtatgtttCGAAACCTGAAGatagatgaaaaaattaaacgag cggaaaaaaaagtaataaaaagtcATTGGTGGATAAAACATTACACAATAGAAAACGATATGGTaacatgtaaatattgtaaagataaaggaaagaaaaaacgaGTTTTCTTTAACGTTGGAAATTGCCGTAAACATTTTGAACTCAAACATTCGGCAATTTACAGACAAGAAAATGTATCAAATAGTatcttgcaatattttaaacttcaaGACGATATACTActaaaatgtttgaaatgtCATAAACATATTCAAATACAAATCGACCAAGATTTTTCAAGGCACTTAAAACAAACACATAAAAGTGAAATTGAAAGCAAACAAg GTGAAATAAACCAAGGGATTAGTAGTGAAGCGGAAGCAGATAGAATAAGTCTTATATcatcttataaaaatcttataaaat caaAATTTATACGCAAAATCTGGTGGATGAAACACTGCACAATAaaaagcgataaaaaaaaagtgcgaGCACAATGTAAACAaaagaattgtaaaaaagaatttaaaatttatttcaatatgtcGAATTGTTATACACATTTGAgagaacatttaaaaattaacaatgaaaaaattgcattaaatatcattatatggAAATATTATGAACTTGTAGACGATGTAAAACTAAAATGCACGGAATGTAATTTGTATAGTTTTGTTCAATTATCATGTCAATTTCAACatcacttaataaaaaaacatcaaaTTACAAAAACCGGACaag ATTATGATGATGACGCGGAAATAGAAAGTAgtatatttaaacttataaagaacatatatgataatatgaaaAGTAACACAACAGAAAGTGAAGAAGATGAACAAG aTGATGAACCAATTCAAGCTAAAATAATGttcgataataaatttcaaaacagATATTGA
- the LOC140666817 gene encoding uncharacterized protein isoform X1, whose product MEKNSKKRKYASSEEDEKKITSENNVLAQENMEKGHWWIKHCTIKNDEAHCRYCNDTRDRVSIDATDFETHLTTEHSKFNIKGKSQDKIMQYFKCKDDEIKCMTCKFPIKVKLKSSFPNHLEKIHKSEIENKQDDGQNQEINSDVEPNIKNIISNFTKYVFQKVEASKKQIIEEKIKEAQEKMKKSPWWINHCTIKDDMTKCNYCNKGEYKVLFHLHRYITHLKQHSIIHIQENKSIMLQYFKLQNDILVKCVTCNEFVSIRFNTNFSKHLNNIHKITSKQDEINQDINSEAETHRINLISNLIKSMFRNLKIDEKIKRAEKKVIKSHWWIKHYTIENDMVTCKYCKDKGKKKRVFFNVGNCRKHFELKHSAIYRQENVSNSILQYFKLQDDILLKCLKCHKHIQIQIDQDFSRHLKQTHKSEIESKQGEINQGISSEAEADRISLISSYKNLIKCMFQKKKTETKKHKINRKSKFISVKLFLCIKHKSTIRKTQHLCSKFIRKIWWMKHCTIKSDKKKVRAQCKQKNCKKEFKIYFNMSNCYTHLREHLKINNEKIALNIIIWKYYELVDDVKLKCTECNLYSFVQLSCQFQHHLIKKHQITKTGQDYDDDAEIESSIFKLIKNIYDNMKSNTTESEEDEQDDEPIQAKIMFDNKFQNRY is encoded by the exons atggaaaaaaatagcaaGAAGAGAAAGTATGCCTCATCAGAAGAAGACGAGAAAAAGATTACATCAGAAAACAACGTTTTGG CGCaagaaaatatggaaaaaggACATTGGTGGATAAAACATTGCACAATAAAAAACGATGAAGCACATTGCAGATATTGTAATGACACACGTGATAGAGTTTCAATTGATGCAACGGATTTCGAAACACACCTAACAACAGAACattcgaaatttaatataaaaggaaaatcacaagataaaattatgcaatattttaaatgcaaagacgatgaaataaaatgtatgacaTGCAAATTTCCTatcaaagttaaattaaaaagtagttTTCCAAATCACTTAGAAAAGATTCATAAAAGTGAAATTGAAAACAAACAAG ATGATGGACaaaatcaagaaataaatagcGACGTGGaaccaaatataaaaaatattatatcaaattttacaaagtacGTATTCCAAAAAGTAGAGGCTagtaaaaagcaaataatagaagaaaaaattaaagaag cgcaagaaaaaatgaaaaaaagccCTTGGTGGATAAATCATTGCACAATAAAAGACGATAtgacaaaatgtaattattgtaataaaggagaatataaagttttatttcatttgcaTCGTTACATTACACATTTAAAGCAACATTCGATAATTCacatacaagaaaataaaagtattatgttgcaatattttaaacttcaaAACGATATACTAGTAAAATGTGTGACATGTAATGAATTTGTTTCGATACGTTTCAACACAAACTTCTCAAAGCActtgaataatatacataaaattacaagCAAACaag ATGAAATAAACCAAGATATTAATAGTGAAGCGGAAACACATAgaataaatcttatatcaaatcttataaaaagtatgtttCGAAACCTGAAGatagatgaaaaaattaaacgag cggaaaaaaaagtaataaaaagtcATTGGTGGATAAAACATTACACAATAGAAAACGATATGGTaacatgtaaatattgtaaagataaaggaaagaaaaaacgaGTTTTCTTTAACGTTGGAAATTGCCGTAAACATTTTGAACTCAAACATTCGGCAATTTACAGACAAGAAAATGTATCAAATAGTatcttgcaatattttaaacttcaaGACGATATACTActaaaatgtttgaaatgtCATAAACATATTCAAATACAAATCGACCAAGATTTTTCAAGGCACTTAAAACAAACACATAAAAGTGAAATTGAAAGCAAACAAg GTGAAATAAACCAAGGGATTAGTAGTGAAGCGGAAGCAGATAGAATAAGTCTTATATcatcttataaaaatcttataaaatgtatgttcCAAAAGAAGAAGACAGAAACCAAGAAACATAAGATAAAtcgtaaaagtaaatttataagtgttaaattatttttatgtattaaacataaaagcaCAATAAGAAAAACACAACATCTATGTT caaAATTTATACGCAAAATCTGGTGGATGAAACACTGCACAATAaaaagcgataaaaaaaaagtgcgaGCACAATGTAAACAaaagaattgtaaaaaagaatttaaaatttatttcaatatgtcGAATTGTTATACACATTTGAgagaacatttaaaaattaacaatgaaaaaattgcattaaatatcattatatggAAATATTATGAACTTGTAGACGATGTAAAACTAAAATGCACGGAATGTAATTTGTATAGTTTTGTTCAATTATCATGTCAATTTCAACatcacttaataaaaaaacatcaaaTTACAAAAACCGGACaag ATTATGATGATGACGCGGAAATAGAAAGTAgtatatttaaacttataaagaacatatatgataatatgaaaAGTAACACAACAGAAAGTGAAGAAGATGAACAAG aTGATGAACCAATTCAAGCTAAAATAATGttcgataataaatttcaaaacagATATTGA
- the LOC140666846 gene encoding uncharacterized protein, producing MEKNSKKRKYASSEEDEKKSTSENNVLAQENMEKGHWWIKHCTIKNDEAHCRYCNHTCDRVSIDVTDFETHLTTRHSKFNIKGKSQDKIMQYFKCKDDEIKCMTCKFPIKVKLKSSFPNHLEKIHKSEIENKQDDGQNQEINSDVEPNIKNIISNFTKYVFQKVEASKKQIIEEKIKEAQEKMKKDPWWINHCTIKDDMTKCNYCNKGENKVMFQLNNYKRHLKQHSIIHIQENKSIMLQYFKLQNDILVKCVTCDEFVSIYFDTHFVRHLKNIHKITSKQDEINQDINSEAETHRINLISNLIKSMFRNLKIDEKIKRTEEKVIKSHWWIKHYTIENDMVTCKYCKDKGKKKRVFLNVGTCCRHFKLTHSAIYRQENVSNNILQYFELQDDILLKCLECYKHIQIQINQDFSTHLTQTHKSEIESKQGEINQGISSEAEADRISLISSYKNLIKCMFQKKKTETKKHKINSKATFIRKIWWMKHCTIERNKKKVRAQCKQKDCEKEFPIYFNMSNCYKHLRKHLKINIEKSALSTIIWKYLELVDDVELKCTECDSSSFVQLSCHFQHHLMKKHQITKTGQDYDDDAEIESSIFKLIKNIYDNMKSNTTESEKDEQDDESI from the exons atggaaaaaaatagcaaGAAGAGAAAGTATGCCTCATCAGAAGAAGACGAGAAAAAGAGTACATCAGAAAACAACGTTTTGG CGCaagaaaatatggaaaaaggACATTGGTGGATAAAACATTGCACAATAAAAAACGATGAAGCACATTGCAGATATTGTAACCACACATGTGATAGAGTTTCAATTGATGTAACGGATTTCGAAACACACCTAACAACACGACattcgaaatttaatataaaaggaaaatcacaagataaaattatgcaatattttaaatgcaaagacgatgaaataaaatgtatgacaTGCAAATTTCCTatcaaagttaaattaaaaagtagttTTCCAAATCACTTAGAAAAGATTCATAAAAGTGAAATTGAAAACAAACAAG ATGATGGACaaaatcaagaaataaatagcGACGTGGaaccaaatataaaaaatattatatcaaattttacaaagtacGTATTCCAAAAAGTAGAGGCtagtaaaaaacaaataatagaagaaaaaattaaagaag cgcaagaaaaaatgaaaaaagaccCTTGGTGGATAAATCATTGCACAATAAAAGACGATAtgacaaaatgtaattattgtaataaaggagaaaataaagttatgtttcaattgaataattacaaGAGACATTTAAAGCAACATTCGATAATTCacatacaagaaaataaaagtattatgttgcaatattttaaacttcaaAACGATATACTAGTAAAATGTGTGACATGTGATGAATTTGTTTCGATATATTTCGACACACACTTTGTAAGgcacttgaaaaatatacataaaattacaagtaaacaag ATGAAATAAACCAAGATATTAATAGTGAAGCGGAAACACATAgaataaatcttatatcaaatcttataaaaagtatGTTCCGAAACCTGAAGatagatgaaaaaattaaacgaa cggaagaaaaagtgataaaaagtCATTGGTGGATAAAACATTACACAATAGAAAACGATATGGTaacatgtaaatattgtaaagataaaggaaagaaaaaacggGTTTTCCTTAACGTTGGAACTTGCTGTAGACATTTTAAGCTCACACATTCGGCAATTTACAGACAAGaaaatgtatcaaataatatcttgcaatattttgaactTCAAGACGATATACTACTAAAATGTTTGGAATGTTATAAACATATTCAAATACAAATCAACCAAGATTTTTCAACGCACTTAACACAAACACATAAAAGTGAAATTGAAAGCAAACAAg GTGAAATAAACCAAGGGATTAGTAGTGAAGCGGAAGCAGATAGAATAAGTCTTATATcatcttataaaaatcttataaaatgtatgttcCAAAAGAAGAAGACAGAAACCAAGAAACATAAGATAAATAGTAAAG caaCATTTATACGCAAAATCTGGTGGATGAAACACTGCAcaatagaaagaaataaaaaaaaagtgcgaGCACAATGTAAACAAAAGGATTGTGAAAAAGAATTtccaatttatttcaatatgtcAAACTGTTATAAACATTTgagaaaacatttaaaaattaacatagaAAAAAGTGCATTAAGTACCATTATATGGAAATATTTGGAGCTTGTAGACGATGTAGAACTAAAATGCACGGAATGTGATTCGTCTAGTTTTGTTCAATTATCATGTCATTTTCAACAtcacttaatgaaaaaacatcaAATTACAAAAACCGGACaag